In the Fibrobacter succinogenes genome, CACAAAAGCGAAACCAATCAAGGCTAGAATCAAAAAAGTTTTTGTAATTCTCATTTTCAACTCCTTCTTAAAATTTTTTGTTGAGGGAAATATAAAAAAAATCCGGCATGCTTTTTGCACACCGGATTGAAATTTTTGAAAAGGGAATCCAGCCCTTCGAACCGAGCAAACAGTCCTAAGTGAAAGATGCAGGATGAAACATCCTACCGTCTACTTCCGACTTAGTCGCCTGTGCGGTAGTTCGGAGCTTCCTTCGTAATCGTCACATCATGCGGGTGAGATTCACGGAGGCCAGCGCCCGTGATACGGACAAACGTAGCCTTCTTGTAGAGTTCTTCGAGGTTTGCAGCACCGGCATAACCCATAGCAGAGTGGATACCGCCAATGAGCTGGTAAACGGTGTCACGGAGCGGTCCCTTGTACGGAACACGACCTTCGATGCCTTCCGGAACGAACTTGCGCGGTTCCTGAACGCCACCCTGGAAGTAACGGTCCGCAGAACCAGCCTGCATAGCACCAAGAGAACCCATGCCGCGGTAGCTCTTGTAGCTACGACCATCAGCGAGGATAACTTCGCCCGGAGCTTCTTCCGTACCGGCAAACAAAGAACCCACCATCACAGCGTTACCGCCAGCAGCCAAAGCCTTAACGATATCGCCAGAGAACTTGAGGCCACCGTCAGCGATAATCGTTACGCCAACCTTGCGAGCCATCTTGCCACATTCCACGACAGCGGAGAACTGCGGATAACCCACACCAGCCACGATACGAGTCGTGCAAATGGAACCCGGACCGATACCCACCTTAACAATGTTAGCACCGCACTTGGCGAGTTCTTCAACAGCTTCCGGCGTGCAAACGTTACCAGCGCAAATCGTGAGCTTCGGGTATTTCTTGCGAACCGTCTTCACCATGTTGCGAACACCGATGTGGTGGCCATGAGCCGTATCGATAATCAACAGGTCTACACCAGCATCCACGAGGGCAGCCACGCGATCCATCGTATTTGCAGAAGTGCTCACAGCAGCGCCGACGAGCAACTGGCCATTCTTGTCGAGGCTAGCGTTCGGGTTGTTTTCGCGCTTCAAGATGTCCGTCATCGTGATGAGGCCCTTCAATGCGCCAGAAGCATCCACGAGCGGGAGCTTTTCGATACGCTTTTCGGCGAGGATTTCCTTAGCCTTAGCAAGGCTCACCTTCGGAGCAGCCGTCACCGGATCCTTCGTCATGACAGAACTAATCTTCACGTTCATGTCGCTCACCGTGCGGAGGTCGCGGCTCGTGAGCATACCCACAAGCTTACCCTTCGAAAGAATCGGGAAACCACTT is a window encoding:
- the guaB gene encoding IMP dehydrogenase, with the protein product MKLLPEALTFDDVLLVPAESSVLPSQTDVSTQLAPNIKLNIPIISAAMDTVTTAPLAISLALQGGLGIIHKNMSIEDQAEEVRKVKRWQSGIVTNPVTLDADQPVSAAFELRARNKVSGFPILSKGKLVGMLTSRDLRTVSDMNVKISSVMTKDPVTAAPKVSLAKAKEILAEKRIEKLPLVDASGALKGLITMTDILKRENNPNASLDKNGQLLVGAAVSTSANTMDRVAALVDAGVDLLIIDTAHGHHIGVRNMVKTVRKKYPKLTICAGNVCTPEAVEELAKCGANIVKVGIGPGSICTTRIVAGVGYPQFSAVVECGKMARKVGVTIIADGGLKFSGDIVKALAAGGNAVMVGSLFAGTEEAPGEVILADGRSYKSYRGMGSLGAMQAGSADRYFQGGVQEPRKFVPEGIEGRVPYKGPLRDTVYQLIGGIHSAMGYAGAANLEELYKKATFVRITGAGLRESHPHDVTITKEAPNYRTGD